One window from the genome of Cyclobacterium amurskyense encodes:
- a CDS encoding cysteine desulfurase family protein, producing MSDLASIYLDNAATTPMDEKVLEVMLPYYKNNYGNPSSVHSHGRNAREALEKARKKIASLLNASPGEIVFTSGGTEADNMAICGAISTFGIEHIITSPLEHHAVLHVAEQVAKEKNIRLSLLECDAEGNLNLDQLALLLEKEPNSLVSLMHGNNEIGNLNDIERIAALCNKHGSYFHSDTVQTMGHYPIDLKSLPIHALSGSAHKFHGPKGVGFIYINKNKKINPLILGGGQERNNRGGTENIAGIIAMAKALELAYNNQASHAQEILQLKVYFKEKIEKAIPGVTFNGLSGNLDKSLYTVLNVSFPPSENNQGMLLFHLDLEGISVSGGSACSSGARLGSHVLNALQTDPSRENVRFSFSRFNNKAEIDHVVKTLAGLYQA from the coding sequence ATGAGCGATTTGGCTTCCATTTACCTTGACAATGCAGCAACTACTCCTATGGATGAGAAAGTGCTGGAAGTAATGTTGCCTTATTATAAAAATAATTATGGGAATCCTTCTTCCGTTCATAGTCATGGCAGAAACGCAAGAGAAGCTTTAGAGAAAGCAAGAAAGAAAATCGCTAGTCTGCTTAATGCCAGCCCTGGAGAAATTGTTTTCACATCCGGAGGAACTGAGGCTGATAACATGGCTATATGTGGTGCTATTTCTACTTTTGGTATAGAACATATCATCACCTCTCCTTTGGAGCATCATGCAGTATTGCATGTGGCAGAGCAGGTGGCAAAAGAAAAAAACATCCGATTAAGTTTACTTGAATGCGATGCTGAGGGCAATCTAAATTTAGATCAACTTGCCTTATTGTTAGAAAAAGAACCTAACAGCTTGGTCAGCCTTATGCATGGCAATAATGAAATAGGAAACCTTAATGATATTGAAAGAATAGCTGCCTTGTGTAACAAGCATGGCAGCTATTTTCATTCAGACACGGTTCAGACAATGGGGCATTATCCCATTGACCTGAAATCCCTCCCCATTCATGCCCTTTCAGGTTCTGCTCATAAGTTTCATGGCCCAAAAGGTGTAGGATTTATTTATATCAATAAAAATAAAAAGATAAACCCATTGATTTTGGGTGGAGGTCAAGAAAGAAACAATAGAGGTGGCACTGAAAATATTGCTGGTATTATTGCCATGGCCAAAGCACTTGAACTGGCCTACAATAATCAGGCATCACATGCTCAGGAAATACTGCAATTAAAAGTTTACTTTAAAGAGAAAATAGAGAAGGCCATCCCAGGAGTTACTTTCAATGGATTGTCTGGAAACTTGGATAAAAGCCTTTACACTGTACTTAATGTTAGTTTTCCGCCTTCCGAAAACAATCAAGGCATGTTGTTGTTTCACCTTGATTTAGAAGGGATTTCCGTCTCAGGAGGATCAGCCTGTTCCAGTGGAGCTCGCCTAGGTTCACATGTACTTAATGCCCTTCAAACAGATCCGAGTAGGGAGAATGTCAGGTTTTCATTCAGCAGGTTTAACAACAAAGCTGAAATAGACCATGTTGTAAAAACCCTAGCGGGATTGTACCAAGCATAG
- a CDS encoding peptidoglycan DD-metalloendopeptidase family protein, with the protein MSIKYQEFHPIMGENLNDSNTILMDMSEKNPDLKKIDLLDTIVFEEYINKLLKQSSKRFGIGGYLEQRNIYRRSTVFKENSDSKFRNIHLGIDIWSYTNSQVYCPFDGVVHSFQDNKGFGNYGPTIILEHFWQGETIYSLYGHLSTKDLKSLSVGQSILKGENIGHLGSPIENGNWPPHLHFQMIRNLENKQGDYPGVCSSSEKEKYKENCPNPASWLGIPANVIY; encoded by the coding sequence ATGTCAATCAAATATCAGGAATTTCACCCCATAATGGGAGAAAATCTGAATGATAGCAATACCATTTTGATGGACATGAGTGAAAAAAACCCAGATCTTAAGAAAATAGACCTGCTAGACACCATTGTTTTTGAGGAATACATCAACAAACTATTAAAGCAAAGTAGCAAAAGATTTGGAATAGGAGGATATCTAGAACAGCGAAACATTTACCGGAGGAGCACAGTTTTTAAAGAAAACTCTGATTCAAAATTTCGAAATATCCACTTAGGAATAGATATTTGGTCCTATACAAATAGCCAAGTGTATTGTCCTTTTGATGGAGTAGTTCATAGTTTTCAGGACAATAAAGGTTTTGGCAACTATGGTCCAACTATCATACTGGAACATTTCTGGCAGGGGGAAACCATCTACAGTCTTTACGGCCATCTAAGTACAAAGGACTTAAAAAGTTTAAGCGTTGGCCAATCAATCCTTAAAGGTGAAAATATTGGACATCTAGGATCTCCCATAGAAAATGGTAACTGGCCTCCCCACTTGCACTTTCAAATGATCCGAAATCTAGAAAACAAACAAGGTGATTACCCAGGGGTATGTTCATCTTCAGAGAAAGAAAAATACAAAGAAAATTGCCCAAACCCTGCCTCTTGGCTTGGAATCCCAGCCAATGTTATTTATTGA
- a CDS encoding amidohydrolase: MSSIIKEISILRKELHQSPEVSGNEQKTSKKIRSFFENLSPDEIVDDLGINGLAIVFKGKEDGPSTLFRAELDALPILENSKLPYKSKSEGVAHSCGHDGHMAILAGIGLKIASQRPKKGKVILLFQPSEETGEGAKQVLESPNFQKVKPDFSFALHNLPGYPLGQVILKKGAFTAASKGMIIELKGRTSHAAHPENAISPANAMCQLISGLQKLPEQINSFSLVTVIHAQLGEVAFGTTPGAATVMATLRTFDNAVMDTLTESAITLSKKVSTEHGLELITSFREEFQAVENDSEACDIVEDAADQLSLNKNTVPTPFRWSEDFGNLSSGTKSMLFGIGSGENHPQLHENSYDFPDELLPIGVDLFNKIIKKLNH; this comes from the coding sequence ATGAGTTCTATTATTAAGGAAATAAGTATTTTGCGTAAAGAGCTTCACCAGTCACCTGAGGTTTCTGGAAATGAACAAAAAACTTCCAAAAAAATCCGGTCGTTTTTTGAAAATTTATCACCAGATGAAATCGTAGATGATTTGGGGATAAATGGTTTAGCTATTGTCTTCAAAGGCAAAGAAGATGGGCCATCGACATTATTCAGGGCTGAACTTGATGCCTTGCCTATCTTAGAAAACAGCAAATTACCATATAAAAGTAAAAGTGAAGGTGTAGCCCATTCCTGCGGACATGATGGACACATGGCCATTCTTGCCGGAATAGGATTAAAAATAGCGAGTCAAAGACCAAAAAAAGGGAAGGTAATTCTGTTGTTTCAACCATCGGAAGAAACTGGAGAAGGCGCTAAACAGGTATTAGAATCCCCTAATTTCCAAAAGGTCAAACCTGACTTTTCCTTTGCTTTGCACAACTTACCAGGCTACCCGCTTGGACAGGTTATATTAAAAAAAGGCGCGTTTACCGCCGCCTCAAAAGGCATGATTATAGAATTAAAAGGAAGAACAAGTCATGCAGCCCATCCTGAAAATGCAATAAGTCCAGCCAATGCCATGTGTCAATTGATCTCAGGCTTACAAAAATTGCCAGAGCAAATTAATTCTTTTTCCTTGGTAACTGTAATCCATGCTCAACTTGGAGAAGTAGCCTTTGGCACCACTCCAGGGGCTGCCACGGTCATGGCTACTCTCCGGACATTCGACAATGCTGTTATGGACACATTAACCGAAAGCGCAATCACTTTATCTAAAAAGGTCTCTACCGAGCATGGTTTGGAATTGATTACTAGTTTTAGGGAAGAATTTCAAGCTGTAGAAAATGACAGTGAGGCTTGTGATATAGTAGAAGATGCAGCGGATCAATTGTCCCTTAACAAAAACACTGTCCCTACTCCCTTTCGATGGTCCGAAGATTTCGGTAACTTATCAAGTGGGACCAAAAGCATGCTCTTCGGTATAGGTTCAGGAGAGAATCATCCTCAATTGCATGAAAACAGTTATGATTTTCCAGATGAGCTATTGCCCATTGGTGTTGATTTGTTCAATAAGATTATAAAAAAACTAAACCACTAA
- a CDS encoding pyridoxal-phosphate dependent enzyme, whose translation MKTHPNISSQSIREARERIDHLVHRTPVLHSEAINELAGCELFFKCENFQKVGAFKARGAANAVLKLSKEERAKGVATHSSGNHAAALARAAKVARIPAYIVMPANAPDVKKRAVKGYGGIIIECEPNLLAREQGLKNVVDKYGATFIPPYNHLDVIEGQATCALELFDAGYSLDVLIAPVGGGGLLAGTALATGFYSPHTKVIGAEPEGADDARRSFVAGYWIPIEKPNSIADGLLTSLGEINFDIISNKVEDILTVDDSQIIAAMRIIYERMKIVIEPSSAVSLAIVLKNKSLFEGKKVGVILSGGNVDLSKLPF comes from the coding sequence ATGAAGACTCACCCAAATATATCCTCTCAAAGTATAAGAGAGGCAAGAGAAAGAATAGACCATTTGGTCCATCGTACGCCAGTGTTACATTCTGAAGCTATTAATGAGTTGGCAGGTTGTGAATTGTTTTTTAAGTGTGAGAACTTTCAGAAAGTTGGAGCTTTTAAAGCAAGAGGTGCCGCCAATGCCGTTCTCAAATTGTCCAAGGAGGAAAGGGCGAAAGGAGTAGCTACTCATTCTTCCGGTAACCATGCCGCTGCACTCGCTCGTGCGGCCAAGGTGGCCAGAATACCTGCCTATATAGTGATGCCCGCCAATGCTCCTGATGTGAAGAAGAGGGCGGTGAAAGGATATGGGGGAATAATAATTGAATGTGAGCCGAATCTACTTGCCAGAGAACAGGGTTTGAAGAATGTAGTGGACAAGTATGGTGCAACATTTATTCCTCCTTATAATCATCTCGATGTTATTGAGGGACAAGCGACCTGCGCTTTAGAGCTTTTTGATGCGGGTTATTCACTTGATGTATTGATAGCGCCTGTGGGGGGAGGTGGATTGCTGGCAGGTACAGCATTGGCAACAGGGTTTTATTCTCCACATACAAAGGTGATTGGTGCAGAACCTGAAGGGGCTGATGATGCTAGAAGATCTTTTGTTGCAGGATATTGGATTCCTATAGAAAAACCTAACAGCATTGCGGATGGCCTTTTGACTTCATTAGGTGAGATTAATTTTGATATAATCTCCAACAAAGTAGAAGATATCTTAACGGTAGATGATTCTCAGATCATTGCTGCCATGCGAATAATCTATGAACGGATGAAAATTGTGATAGAACCGAGTAGTGCGGTGTCTTTGGCTATTGTATTAAAAAACAAAAGCTTATTTGAAGGAAAGAAAGTAGGTGTAATTTTATCTGGTGGAAATGTAGATTTGTCAAAGTTGCCATTTTAA